A stretch of the Drosophila sulfurigaster albostrigata strain 15112-1811.04 chromosome 2L, ASM2355843v2, whole genome shotgun sequence genome encodes the following:
- the LOC133835459 gene encoding PITH domain-containing protein GA19395, with protein sequence MPHGHSHDHGHGCSHEATDVDHALEMGIEYSLFTKIDLENTECLNEETDGSGKTVFKPYESRLDTSKFVQSDADEELLFNIPFTGNIKLKGIIISGANDDSHPNKVKIFKNRPKMTFDDAKAKADQEFDLTRDARGEIEYSPKVVTFSSVHHLSLYFPSNFGDDNTRIYYIGLRGEFSEAHYHGVTICNYEARANAADHKDKAFDGVGRAIQ encoded by the exons atgcCTCACGGACATTCACACGATCATGGACATGGTTGTAGCCACGAGGCAACCGATGTTGACCACGCACTGGAAATGGGCATCGAGTATagtttgtttacaaaaatCGACCTCGAGAATACGGAATGTTTGAACGAAGAGACCGACGGCAGCGGCAAAACTGTATTTAAGCCCTACGAAAGCCGCCTGGACACGAGTAAG TTTGTGCAAAGCGATGCAGACGAGGAACTGCTATTTAACATACCGTTCACCGGCAACATAAAGCTAAAGGGAATTATTATAAGCGGCGCCAACGATGATTCCCATCCTAACAAGGTCAAAAT TTTCAAGAATCGGCCAAAGATGACATTCGATGATGCCAAAGCCAAGGCGGATCAGGAGTTTGATCTAACGCGGGATGCACGGGGAGAAATCGAGTACTCACCCAA AGTTGTCACCTTTTCCTCGGTGCATCATTTGTCGCTGTATTTTCCAAGCAATTTTGGCGATGACAACACACGCATCTATTACAtag GACTTCGCGGAGAGTTCAGTGAAGCACATTACCATGGTGTTACTATTTGCAACTATGAGGCGAGAGCCAATGCCGCCGATCACAAAGATAAGGCGTTTGATGGCGTTGGTCGTGCTATACAATAA
- the LOC133835426 gene encoding phospholipase A2 group XV, whose protein sequence is MKHITFFGLLLFVALINGGHCFWPFSKKGKDPPPPPPPPKEHHLSPVIFVPGDGGSQVEARLNKSDAPYFVCEKQHDWYNLWLDLEQLVIPMVYCWIDNVKLYYDKITRTTHNTPGVETRIPGWGDPEVVEWIDPTHNSAGAYFKDIANVLVQLGYVRRHNILGAPYDFRRAPNENAQFFIDLKQLVEDAYEANNKTPVTFITHSMGSPMTLVFLQEQTMEWKAQYVRRQISLAGAWAGSFKAIKVFAMGDDLDSFALSAKILRAEQISHPSTAWLLPSPLFWKPSEVIAMTPSRNYTMAQLQQFFTDIDYQTGWEMRKDTIRYSQNFSPPDVEVHCIYGDGVSTVERLQYKKDSIAGETPKLIMGIGDGTVNQRSLRACQHWSGLTSSPVSTLALQGVDHMGILANKDMLQYVRTVMQQP, encoded by the exons ATGAAGCACATCACATTTTTCGGACTGCTGCTCTTTGTAGCATTAATCAACGGTGGCCATTGTTTTTGGCCATTTAGCAAAAAGGGCAAAGACCCTCCACCGCCGCCTCCGCCACCCAAGGAACATCACCTATCGCCTGTAATTTTTG TGCCTGGCGATGGTGGATCTCAAGTCGAAGCACGTCTTAATAAAAGCGATGCCCCCTATTTTGTATGCGAGAAACAACATGATTGGTATAACTTGTGGCTGGACCTAGAGCAGTTGGTCATACCCATGGTCTACTGTTGGATTGACAATGTGAAGCTCTACTACGATAAGATAACGCGTACAACGCACAATACTCCCGGCGTGGAGACGCGCATACCCGGCTGGGGAGATCCCGAGGTTGTGGAATGGATTGATCCCACGCATAATAGTGCTGGTGCCTACTTTAAGGATATTGCCAATGTCCTCGTTCAGCTGGGCTACGTGCGACGTCACAACATACTGGGAGCACCTTATGATTTTCGCCGAGCGCCAa ATGAAAACGCTCAATTCTTTATCGATCTCAAGCAACTGGTGGAGGATGCTTATGAGGCTAACAATAAAACACCAGTTACCTTCATCACCCACAGCATGGGCAGCCCAATGACCCTTGTCTTCCTGCAGGAGCAAACGATGGAGTGGAAAGCGCAATATGTGCGGCGACAAATTAGCTTGGCTGGCGCCTGGGCAGGCAGCTTTAAGGCTATCAAGGTTTTTGCCATGGGCGATGACCTCGATTCGTTTGCATTGAGCGCCAAGATTCTGCGTGCCGAACAAATCTCACATCCCTCAACAGCTTGGCTGTTGCCATCTCCGCTCTTCTGGAAGCCCTCGGAGGTGATTGCGATGACGCCTTCAAGGAATTATACGATGGCCCAGTTGCAGCAGTTCTTCACCGATATTGATTACCAGACGGGCTGGGAAATGCGCAAGGATACGATTCGCTACTCGCAGAACTTTAGTCCGCCTGATGTGGAGGTACATTGTATCTATGGTGATGGTGTCAGCACTGTGGAGAG ATTGCAGTACAAAAAGGACAGCATTGCGGGGGAAACCCCAAAGCTTATTATGGGTATTGGCGATGGAACCGTTAATCAGCGATCGCTGCGCGCTTGTCAACATTGGTCGGGCCTGACAAGTTCGCCCGTTTCGACGCTGGCTCTCCAAGGTGTGGATCACATGGGCATATTGGCCAACAAAGACATGCTGCAATATGTGCGCACTGTGATGCAACAACCATAA
- the LOC133835360 gene encoding cell division cycle protein 23 homolog — translation MQELFSVQLSEVKKEVRRGIIECSKRGLLHSTKWLAEMHHGLSDVHIDNAPPDDDRSFSECQLEGIAPSEYSEYFLAKSYYDVREYDRAAHAVRNCESDVPRFLHLYSTYMAREKRRLDSTTDQANLNEPNQMRDLTDLLNTLRAEYGRSRLDGYGIYLYGVVLKALNLNQAAEQMLINAINLVPMLWSAYLELSPLVMEKKKLMGLQLGKHWMRHFFMAHTYLELYLNDDGLKIFEDLQAAGFSKSIYITSQLALVYHNKRDVDKAIELFQALLESDPYRLDNVDTYSNLLFVKEMKTEMAQLAHKAVSINKYRPETCCVIGNYYSIRCDHQVAISYFQRALKLNPKYLAAWTLMGHEFMELKNTNAAIQSYRKAVEVNKRDYRAWYGLGQAYEIIKMHYYSLYYFKIAHQLRPYDSRMLVALGETYEKLEKCENAVKCYWKACDVGDIEGIAMYKLASLHEKLGDHETAVHCYMLYCEDERAATDKQSLYQGFMTLANYYEKKGDFERAACYAYKCLDSDDRKTEAKALLKTIDWKRNSEWQKKTKATTAATTTTANAETSSEDEMEWEQLDVRVRVPFTTISDSGKTTTTTATTTTATSTATTSTSGATSARLPRNVAEGVRRSQPPQRTQPAPAGNSTASTSAAAAAAAAAATTTATTQQQSVETPARSSSTAAAAAASGTTGGATTALDETAPAGDITSVTTDEQQANNDGSSMEISTVSID, via the exons ATGCAGGAGCTTTTCAGCGTGCAGCTGTCGGAAGTGAAGAAGGAGGTACGACGCGGCATCATTGAGTGCTCGAAGCGCGGATTGCTGCACAGTACCAAATGGTTGGCGGAGATGCATCATGGCTTAAGTGATGTGCACATTGATAATGCGCCGCCCGACGATGATCGCTCGTTTAGCGAGTGTCAGCTGGAGGGCATCGCTCCCTCCGAATATAGTGAATATTTTCTAGCTAAGAGCTACTATGATGTGCGTGAATACGATAGAGCGGCGCATGCAGTGAGAAATTGTGAATCGGATGTGCCACgttttttgcatctttattcaACTTATATGGCGCGAGAGAAGCGTCGCCTGGATTCAACCACGGATCAAGCGAATCTCAATGAGCCGAATCAAATGCGTGACTTGACCGATTTACTTAATACACTGCGAGCAGAGTATGGACGCAGTCGCCTTGATGGCTATGGCATCTATTTATATGGCGTCGTGCTGAAGGCTTTAAATCTCAATCAGGCTGCAGAGCAAATGCTGATCAATGCCATCAATTTGGTGCCTATGCTCTGGAGCGCCTATCTGGAGTTGTCGCCCCTTGTGATGGAAAAGAAGAAGCTGATGGGCTTGCAGTTGGGCAAGCATTGGATGCGTCACTTTTTTATGGCGCATACTTATCTGGAGCTGTACTTGAACGATGATGGTCTGAAGATCTTCGAGGATCTACAGGCGGCGGGCTTCAGCAAGAGCATCTACATAACATCACAGTTGGCTTTAGTTTATCATAATAAAAGAG ATGTGGACAAAGCTATTGAGCTGTTTCAGGCTTTGCTCGAAAGCGATCCCTATCGGCTGGATAATGTAGACACCTATTCCAATCTACTCTTTGTCAAAGAGATGAAAACAGAGATGGCTCAACTCGCCCACAAAGCCGTCAGCATTAACAAGTATCGTCCAGAGACCTGCTGTGTCATTGGCAACTATTATAGCATACGCTGTGATCATCAGGTGGCCATTTCCTACTTTCAACGTGCTCTCAAACTCAATCCCAAGTATTTGGCCGCCTGGACGTTAATGGGTCATGAGTTTATGGAGCTCAAGAACACGAATGCGGCGATTCAAAGTTATCGCAAAGCAGTCGAAGTGAACAAACGCGACTATCGCGCATGGTATGGTCTGGGACAGGCGTACGAGATCATCAAGATGCATTATTATagtttgtattattttaaaattgccCATCAATTGCGACCGTACGATTCACGCATGCTGGTTGCGCTGGGCGAAACCTACGAGAAGCTGGAGAAGTGCGAGAATGCTGTTAAGTGCTATTGGAAGGCCTGCGATGTGGGCGACATCGAGGGCATTGCCATGTACAAGCTGGCGAGTCTGCATGAGAAACTGGGCGATCATGAGACGGCTGTGCATTGCTACATGTTGTACTGCGAGGATGAGCGAGCGGCCACCGATAAGCAGAGTCTGTATCAGGGATTTATGACGCTGGCCAACTACTATGAGAAGAAGGGCGACTTTGAACGCGCCGCCTGCTATGCCTACAAGTGCCTGGACTCGGATGAT CGCAAGACGGAGGCTAAGGCACTGCTGAAGACTATCGATTGGAAGCGCAACTCGGAGTGGCAAAAGAAAACCAAGGCAACCACagcggcgacgacgacgacggcaaatGCGGAAACCAGTTCGGAGGATGAAATGGAATGGGAGCAGCTGGATGTGCGTGTTCGTGTACCATTTACAACCATCTCGGACAGCGGCaaaacgacgacaacaacggcaacgacaaccacAGCAACCTCCACAGCAACAACGTCCACATCTGGGGCAACAAGCGCACGCTTACCGCGCAACGTGGCCGAGGGAGTGCGTCGATCGCAGCCACCGCAACGAACTCAACCAGCACCGGCAGGAAACAGCACTGCATCAACATcggctgcagcggcagcagcagcagcagcagccacaacgaCGGCAACAACTCAACAGCAAAGCGTGGAAACGCCAGCGAGAAGTAGctcaacagctgcagctgcggcagCGTCAGGAACAACTGGtggtgcaacaacagcattggATGAGACCGCACCGGCGGGAGATATTACATCGGTTACAACGGATGAGCAGCAGGCCAACAACGATGGCAGCTCCATGGAGATATCGACAGTGTCCATCGATTGA
- the LOC133835384 gene encoding LOW QUALITY PROTEIN: ATP-binding cassette subfamily G member 4 (The sequence of the model RefSeq protein was modified relative to this genomic sequence to represent the inferred CDS: deleted 1 base in 1 codon): MIENVATNAGNGLAKQPSLELQFNQLCYSLKTSTQKANNEILNDTCGAFRSGRLTAILGPSGAGKSTLLNVLAGFRVRDVSGHILLNGQPRELQSFRKMSSYIAQNFITPSLLTVMETLQVSVDLKLPSATSKQQKQQILDEIIEVLNLHNCRRTLVRDISGGEHKRLSIGIELITNPPIMFFDEPTSGLDSVASHQVLCYLQRLAHQGRIVVCVVHQPSSRLMQLFDDILVISHGEVLFSGSQSEMLDDFKAAGFICPPYYNPGDFVLDVGSESSNQRCETLISQNKAKHDSIQSFKAAADEQTALIKMTASTAADLQLIRPKEQVDFWMQLRVLLMRHLRSMSRDLLAVQMRVIMHIVVALLLGVVYWQIGNDAVKVISNVSCLFFVVLFVFSGNAMPSILLCLQDSPVFIREYYNGCYSLRAYFISKVLADLPLQLICPTFFISIGYFMTGQPPEFQRFAMCWSLCVLTAFIGHFIGVICGTMLSMQMALFIVPAITIPFLLFSGFFIRMSELSWFMRPLCDVSYFRYIFEGLMRAIYAYDRGELPCHEDFCYYKSSEKFLKDFGMQGDYFGWDVSVLAFILLSLLITFNITLHVSIKRAL, from the exons ATGATCGAGAACGTGGCAACAAATGCTGGCAATGGCCTGGCCAAGCAGCCATCCTTGGAGCTGCAGTTCAACCAGCTCTGCTACAGCCTCAAGACGTCAACGCAGAAGGCCAACAATGAAATACTGAACGACACTTGCGGTGCCTTTCGATCAGGACGTCTCACAGCCATTCTAGGCCCATCTGGCGCTGGCAAATCCACGCTGCTTAATGTCTTGGCGGGCTTTAG AGTTAGAGATGTCTCTGGTCACATACTGCTCAATGGTCAGCCACGTGAGCTGCAATCCTTTCGCAAAATGTCCTCTTACATTGCACAGAACTTCATCACACCTTCCCTGCTGACTGTAATGGAAACGCTGCAGGTTTCCGTTGATTTGAAGCTACCCTCGGCCACATccaagcagcagaagcaacaaatC CTAGACGAGATTATCGAAGTGCTCAATCTGCATAATTGCCGGCGTACGCTCGTGAGAGACATTTCGGGTGGCGAGCATAAGCGTCTGTCCATTGGCATCGAGCTGATCACCAATCCGCCCATCATGTTCTTCGATGAACCAACCAGCGGACTGGATAGCGTTGCCAGCCATCAGGTGCTGTGTTATCTGCAACGTTTGGCGCATCAGGGACGGATTGTAGTGTGTGTGGTGCATCAGCCGAGTTCGCGCTTGATGCAGCTCTTCGATGACATTCTGGTGATATCACACGGTGAAGTGCTTTTCTCGGGGTCACAGAGTGAAATGCTAGACGACTTTAAAGCGGCAGGATTCATTTGT CCCCCGTACTATAATCCCGGCGACTTTG TGCTGGATGTGGGCAGCGAGTCTTCAAATCAACGCTGCGAGACGCTCATTAGCCAGAACAAGGCCAAACACGACAGTATTCAGAGCTTCAAGGCAGCTGCCGATGAGCAGA CAGCGCTAATTAAGATGACAGCATCCACGGCCGCTGATCTGCAGTTGATACGCCCCAAGGAGCAGGTCGATTTCTGGATGCAGTTGCGCGTGCTGCTAATGCGACATTTGCGCTCCATGTCACGAGATCTG CTTGCCGTGCAGATGCGTGTGATTATGCACATTGTCGTGGCGCTATTGCTGGGCGTTGTCTATTGGCAAATTGGCAACGATGCCGTCAAAGTCATCAGCAATGTCTCCTGTTTGTTCTTCGTCGTTCTGTTTGTCTTCTCCGGCAATGCAATGCCCTCGATACTGCTCTGCCTGCAGGATTCGCCAGTCTTCATCAGGGAATACTACAATGGCTGCTATTCATTGCGTGCTTACTTCATCTCCAAGGTGCTGGCCGATTTGCCATTGCAGTTGATTTGTCCAACGTTTTTTATAAGTATTGGTTACTTTATGACCGGACAACCGCCGGAGTTTCAACGCTTTGCCATGTGCTGGTCACTGTGTGTGTTAACCGCCTTCATTGGCCACTTTATTGGCGTCATCTGTGGCACCATGTTGTCCATGCAGATGGCTCTGTTTATTGTGCCTGCGATTACGATTccctttcttttgttttccgGCTTCTTCATACGCATGAGTGAGCTGTCCTGGTTCATGCGTCCACTGTGCGATGTCTCCTATTTCCGCTACATCTTTGAGGGTCTCATGCGTGCCATCTACGCTTATGATCGCGGTGAATTGCCTTGCCACGAAGACTTTTGCTATTACAAATCGTCGGAAAAGTTTCTCAAAGATTTCGGTATGCAGGGTGATTATTTCGGCTGGGATGTCTCCGTATTGGCGTTTatattgttgtcgctgctaATCACCTTTAACATCACACTGCATGTGTCCATTAAACGTGCTCTATGA
- the LOC133835488 gene encoding ATP-binding cassette subfamily G member 4 isoform X1 has product MSSWSLASAVSPTVTGGGDVIRLSNLKAAASDTQITATSAATTSTSTFTTGRPTTPVPSKKLASKRPPHLTLQITPKASPSTPPPDRHLHGAPLAVEENIALSTTPSNYGTPLGSVAGVSAESNSTVNMNIGNNSTTATSSTSHSNSTTGSIFPHEQYKTIKKIDIQFDNVRYSSRFGFFKRENKDILLGLTGYFRSGELNAIAGPSGAGKSTLLNILSGYIYKGYTGDFRINGKPRDLKAFKPNVAYITQDTTLQAFLSVKEAMHFAANLKIGPHMSSASKRERVNSILQAIGMYETRNTHTGKLSGGQRKRLAIALELVNNPPVLVLDEPTSGLDSSTCNQLITLLKKLAMEGRNVICTIHQPSALTFSMFDHLYAIADGQCIYAGGAHNLVPFLGALNLHCPESYNPADYLMEIATHDYDTDDERQVDKLIALMDNGRNDDYRQSKSARVAQLAAMKKVEQMMSSGLITPVTAPVMSPGPLPSRNFNFKPLTPINELSSRIWDSQTGGMTSESEGNCCKPKKKKKPRPTMPSIDLDPAHLCKRENIYATPFYRQLSILLLRTFLLIWRDSSLTTMRFGIHLAIGLLIGFIYRNIGNDAHHSLNIFRYIFYTIMFIMYCAFSGILVKFPLEFPIVSREHFNRWYSLRAYYVAITLADLPIQIICSSLFIVPTYLMTNQPLELWRFGMFFLIVFMTALVAQSIGLAVGAALSLNLGAILGPFFICPFLTFSGFFLQEKDAPFYLRWMFDVSFLKYSLDGAMLAIFGYDRERLECNEMYCHRSRPKFLLKDLDMERANYQMAFFFLLGLLVMLRILAFYIMSFRLRLFR; this is encoded by the exons ATGTCCAGTTGGAGTTTGGCGAGTGCCGTTTCGCCCACTGTGACGGGCGGTGGTGACGTCATTAGGCTAAGCAATCTCAAAGCCGCCGCCTCCGACACGCAAATCACCGCAACAAGTGCTGCAACAACTTCCACTTCAACATTTACAACTGGCCGTCCAACAACGCCGGTGCCTAGCAAAAAATTGGCTTCGAAGCGTCCGCCACACTTGACACTGCAAATCACACCTAAAGCTTCCCCCTCAACTCCTCCCCCTGACCGCCATCTTCATGGAGCGCCGCTTGCCGTGGAGGAGAACATTGCTCTCTCGACAACGCCTTCCAACTACGGCACACCACTTGGCTCAGTAGCCGGCGTTTCGGCCGAAAGCAATTCCACTGTCAACATGAATATTGGTAACaactcaacaacagcaacaagctcAACTAGCCACAGCAACTCAACCACCGGCTCCATATTTCCCCATGAGCAGTACAAAACGATCAAAAAAATTGACATTCAATTCGATAATGTGCGCTATAGCAGCAGATTTGGATTCTTTAAAAGAG AGAATAAAGACATACTTTTGGGTCTAACGGGCTACTTTCGTTCCGGTGAATTGAACGCCATTGCAGGACCTTCCGGGGCGGGCAAAAGCACGCTGCTGAACATACTCTCAGGCTACAT CTATAAGGGCTACACTGGTGACTTTCGCATTAATGGCAAACCACGTGATCTGAAGGCATTTAAGCCAAATGTGGCCTACATCACACAGGATACAACATTGCAGGCATTCCTTAGTGTCAAAGAGGCAATGCACTTTGCGGCTAATCTGAAAATTGGACCACACATGTCATCGGCATCGAAACGAGAGCGTGTGAATAGCATACTCCAGGCAATAGGAATGTATGAGACGAGGAATACGCACACCGGGAAACTGAGTGGAGGTCAACGCAAGCGTTTGGCTATTGCCCTCGAGCTTGTCAACAATCCGCCGGTGCTTGTGCTCGATGAGCCCACCAG TGGTCTAGACAGTTCAACGTGCAATCAGCTGATAACGCTGCTCAAGAAACTGGCAATGGAGGGACGCAATGTCATCTGCACCATACATCAGCCCAGTGCACTTACTTTCTCCATGTTTGATCATCTGTATGCCATAGCGGATGGTCAATGCATTTACGCAGGCGGTGCACACAATTTGGTGCCCTTTTTGGGTGCTCTAAATCTGCATTGCCCCGAGTCCTATAATCCCGCAGACTATT TAATGGAAATCGCTACACACGATTATGATACGGACGATGAGCGACAGGTGGACAAGCTGATAGCGCTCATGGACAATGGTCGCAATGATGACTATCGCCAAAGTAAATCGGCGCGTGTGGCACAGCTGGCCGCGATGAAGAAAGTCG AGCAAATGATGTCCTCTGGTCTGATTACGCCAGTGACAGCGCCTGTGATGTCACCTGGTCCGCTGCCCTCCAGAAACTTCAATTTCAAGCCACTGACACCCATCAATGAACTGTCGTCGCGCATTTGGGATAGCCAAACGGGTGGCATGACCAGCGAATCCGAAGGCAATTGCTGcaagccaaagaaaaaaaagaaacctaGGCCAACGATGCCCTCAATCGATTTGGATCCAGCTCATCTGTGCAAGCGCGAGAATATCTATGCCACGCCTTTTTACAGACAGCTCAGCATCCTCTTGCTACGCACATTTCTGCTTATTTGGCGCGACAGCTCGTTAACAACCATGCGATTTGGTATCCATCTGGCCATTGGCTTGCTCATTGGCTTCATCTATCGGAACATTGGCAACGATGCCCATCACTCGTTGAATATCTTTCGCTACATCTTCTACACCATAATGTTTATCATGTACTGTGCTTTTTCTGGCATTCTCGTCAAAT tcCCTCTGGAATTTCCAATTGTTTCGCGGGAACACTTTAATCGATGGTACTCACTGCGCGCCTATTATGTGGCCATAACACTGGCTGATCTGCCCATACAGATTATCTGCAGCTCGTTGTTTATCGTGCCCACATATCTGATGACCAATCAACCGCTGGAGCTCTGGCGCTTTGGCATGTTCTTTTTGATTGTGTTCATGACAGCGCTGGTGGCCCAGAGCATTGGTTTGGCCGTGGGTGCAGCACTGAGCCTTAATTTAGGTGCCATATTGGGACCATTCTTCATCTGCCCATTTCTCACATTTAGCGGCTTCTTTCTGCAAGAGAAGGATGCGCCATTCTATTTGCGCTGGATGTTTGATGTGTCGTTTTTAAAATACAGTCTGGACGGAGCCATGTTGGCCATCTTTGGTTACGATCGTGAGCGTTTGGAGTGCAACGAGATGTATTGCCATCGGTCGCGACCGAAGTTCTTACTCAAGGATCTGGACATGGAGCGTGCCAACTATCAGATGGCCTTCTTCTTTCTGCTGGGCCTGCTGGTAATGCTGCGTATTCTTGCCTTCTACATTATGTCGTTCCGACTGAGATTATTCAGATGA
- the LOC133835488 gene encoding ATP-binding cassette subfamily G member 4 isoform X2, whose product MHFAANLKIGPHMSSASKRERVNSILQAIGMYETRNTHTGKLSGGQRKRLAIALELVNNPPVLVLDEPTSGLDSSTCNQLITLLKKLAMEGRNVICTIHQPSALTFSMFDHLYAIADGQCIYAGGAHNLVPFLGALNLHCPESYNPADYLMEIATHDYDTDDERQVDKLIALMDNGRNDDYRQSKSARVAQLAAMKKVEQMMSSGLITPVTAPVMSPGPLPSRNFNFKPLTPINELSSRIWDSQTGGMTSESEGNCCKPKKKKKPRPTMPSIDLDPAHLCKRENIYATPFYRQLSILLLRTFLLIWRDSSLTTMRFGIHLAIGLLIGFIYRNIGNDAHHSLNIFRYIFYTIMFIMYCAFSGILVKFPLEFPIVSREHFNRWYSLRAYYVAITLADLPIQIICSSLFIVPTYLMTNQPLELWRFGMFFLIVFMTALVAQSIGLAVGAALSLNLGAILGPFFICPFLTFSGFFLQEKDAPFYLRWMFDVSFLKYSLDGAMLAIFGYDRERLECNEMYCHRSRPKFLLKDLDMERANYQMAFFFLLGLLVMLRILAFYIMSFRLRLFR is encoded by the exons ATGCACTTTGCGGCTAATCTGAAAATTGGACCACACATGTCATCGGCATCGAAACGAGAGCGTGTGAATAGCATACTCCAGGCAATAGGAATGTATGAGACGAGGAATACGCACACCGGGAAACTGAGTGGAGGTCAACGCAAGCGTTTGGCTATTGCCCTCGAGCTTGTCAACAATCCGCCGGTGCTTGTGCTCGATGAGCCCACCAG TGGTCTAGACAGTTCAACGTGCAATCAGCTGATAACGCTGCTCAAGAAACTGGCAATGGAGGGACGCAATGTCATCTGCACCATACATCAGCCCAGTGCACTTACTTTCTCCATGTTTGATCATCTGTATGCCATAGCGGATGGTCAATGCATTTACGCAGGCGGTGCACACAATTTGGTGCCCTTTTTGGGTGCTCTAAATCTGCATTGCCCCGAGTCCTATAATCCCGCAGACTATT TAATGGAAATCGCTACACACGATTATGATACGGACGATGAGCGACAGGTGGACAAGCTGATAGCGCTCATGGACAATGGTCGCAATGATGACTATCGCCAAAGTAAATCGGCGCGTGTGGCACAGCTGGCCGCGATGAAGAAAGTCG AGCAAATGATGTCCTCTGGTCTGATTACGCCAGTGACAGCGCCTGTGATGTCACCTGGTCCGCTGCCCTCCAGAAACTTCAATTTCAAGCCACTGACACCCATCAATGAACTGTCGTCGCGCATTTGGGATAGCCAAACGGGTGGCATGACCAGCGAATCCGAAGGCAATTGCTGcaagccaaagaaaaaaaagaaacctaGGCCAACGATGCCCTCAATCGATTTGGATCCAGCTCATCTGTGCAAGCGCGAGAATATCTATGCCACGCCTTTTTACAGACAGCTCAGCATCCTCTTGCTACGCACATTTCTGCTTATTTGGCGCGACAGCTCGTTAACAACCATGCGATTTGGTATCCATCTGGCCATTGGCTTGCTCATTGGCTTCATCTATCGGAACATTGGCAACGATGCCCATCACTCGTTGAATATCTTTCGCTACATCTTCTACACCATAATGTTTATCATGTACTGTGCTTTTTCTGGCATTCTCGTCAAAT tcCCTCTGGAATTTCCAATTGTTTCGCGGGAACACTTTAATCGATGGTACTCACTGCGCGCCTATTATGTGGCCATAACACTGGCTGATCTGCCCATACAGATTATCTGCAGCTCGTTGTTTATCGTGCCCACATATCTGATGACCAATCAACCGCTGGAGCTCTGGCGCTTTGGCATGTTCTTTTTGATTGTGTTCATGACAGCGCTGGTGGCCCAGAGCATTGGTTTGGCCGTGGGTGCAGCACTGAGCCTTAATTTAGGTGCCATATTGGGACCATTCTTCATCTGCCCATTTCTCACATTTAGCGGCTTCTTTCTGCAAGAGAAGGATGCGCCATTCTATTTGCGCTGGATGTTTGATGTGTCGTTTTTAAAATACAGTCTGGACGGAGCCATGTTGGCCATCTTTGGTTACGATCGTGAGCGTTTGGAGTGCAACGAGATGTATTGCCATCGGTCGCGACCGAAGTTCTTACTCAAGGATCTGGACATGGAGCGTGCCAACTATCAGATGGCCTTCTTCTTTCTGCTGGGCCTGCTGGTAATGCTGCGTATTCTTGCCTTCTACATTATGTCGTTCCGACTGAGATTATTCAGATGA